A genome region from Oenanthe melanoleuca isolate GR-GAL-2019-014 chromosome 2, OMel1.0, whole genome shotgun sequence includes the following:
- the LOC130248772 gene encoding LOW QUALITY PROTEIN: kinesin-like protein KIF20A (The sequence of the model RefSeq protein was modified relative to this genomic sequence to represent the inferred CDS: substituted 1 base at 1 genomic stop codon) produces the protein MRCAAAPPAGWRELCPYPCPRPPARPISVRLPPRSANQRPPPPALGQSAPGSPLKTPPPARAHSAPGKGERGSAAAGAAVALSLHRWPSLCPAACVPLQRTMADEGKNYVSTDVCDVLESVSFLNIEGKPSPLESTVLPNTEEQQVYEPLKVFLRVRPFSMAELESHESQGCVTIKDAQTVILSAPKESSAMKNSERGIGHAMHRFTFSQVFGPETTQSEFFEGSTKDIVRAYISGVNGLVFTYGVTNAGKTFTIQGTSKDLGILPRSLDVIFNHIRGRHYLKMNFKPYLSNDVKKLEDEQVKQEEALKTAILASLKEIYKNLQYVFLVNLGIIRXLAGFGAWGKLEELSAAHSSQETESISNTATNFCEVKLDSSYCASDSHPSYSLGKNFVPLDIHRTNMYQRTQASVWISFCEIYNEYVYDLLNILSASKTQRRRVLRICEDQGGNCYIKDLKWINVQSTEEACRLLKIGNKNRSFACTRMNEQSSRSHSIFSIRLLKLTDEHQPRVLGVSELSFCDLAGSERCNKTHVFGDRLKEAGNINNSLHILGKCIAALKQNQNPKMKPSYIPFRESKLTRLFQPFFCGKGKACMIVNINQHTSTYDETLHVMKFSAIARQVIQTILPKNFGYFPPKLVGGDGKPIMHFDASTSVEDFAGSAETSAEEEVDITILSHEELLKAAEDLKEKVAAERQSKLFLEVKIRKEMAEAMFQQLLETEEAWSNRLEDMKDSYEEKLESKFEMYKEAIKKHAYMCAMEQIEDHYVPIEEFLAEQEKVEDRERKILQLERQLDEQSGRLLALGSLSSDVPTTGNNMEQDLMDRTTKRATEVLQKQCEEKEELIKSLKFKIQKLNETLLEANEGYRKMAEENSQLKHTIMLKDQEMTSLQNWAKRVLELEETVSSLQKELGEQKKHFFAEESKQQKPRRGLLANLKSTVASTAGTPLGKGWGKYEEASPISRKKVLLPHKAKE, from the exons ATGCGCTGTgcggcagcgccccctgccggctGGAGGGAGCTGTGCCCCTACCCGTGCCCGCGCCCCCCCGCTCGGCCAATCAGCGTCCGCCTACCCCCGCGCTCGGCCAATCAGCGCCCGCCTCCCCCCGCGCTCGGCCAATCAGCGCCCGGCTCTCCCCTCAAAACGCCCCCACCCGCGCGGGCCCACAGCGCTCCCGGGAAGGGCGAGCGGGGCTCGGCGGCTGCTGGAGCGGCCGTGGCTCTCTCCTTGCACCGGTGGCCCTCTCTTTGCCCCGCTGCCTGCG TTCCTTTGCAGAGAACGATGGCTGATGAGGGGAAAAACTATGTTTCCACGGACGTGTGTGATGTGTTGGAATCGGTTTCTTTTCTGAATATAGAGGGTAAACCTTCCCCCTTGGAGTCAACAGTGCTGCCTAAtacagaggagcagcag GTGTATGAGCCTTTGAAAGTCTTCTTGAGAGTGAGGCCCTTTTCTATGGCAGAGCTTGAAAGCCATGAATCCCAG GGTTGTGTAACTATTAAAGATGCCCAGACAGTAATTCTTAGTGCACCCAAAGAGTCTTCTGCAATGAAAAACAGTGAGAGAGGGATTGGTCATGCTATGCACCGCTTCACCTTTTCTCAA GTCTTTGGACCGGAAACTACTCAGAGTGAATTTTTTGAAGGCTCAACAAAAGATATTGTAAGAGCATATATTAGTGGAGTGAATGGACTGGTATTTACTTATGGAGTTACAAATGCAGGCAAGACATTCACTATCCAAg ggaCTTCAAAAGATCTTGGTATTTTACCTCGCTCACTTGATGTGATTTTTAACCACATAAGAGGAAGACATTACCTGAAGATGAACTTCAAACCATATTTGAGCAATGATGTTAAGAAACTAGAAGATGAACAAGTTAAGCAAGAAGAAGCCTTAAAAACTGCTATTCTTGCATCACTGAAAGAG atatataaaaatctaCAGTATGTATTCTTGGTGAACCTTGGAATAATAAGATAATTGGCTGGTTTTGGAGCTTGGGGTAAACTGGAAGAActttctgcagcacaca GTTCCCAG GAGACAGAAAGCATCTCAAATACTGCAACAAATTTCTGTGAAGTGAAGTTGGATTCTTCTTACTGCGCTTCCGACAGTCACCCTTCTTACTCCCTAGGTAAA AACTTTGTTCCACTTGACATTCATAGGACTAATATGTACCAAAGAACACAAGCATCTGTGTGGATTTCCTTTTGTGAAATTTATAATGAATATGTGTATGAcctattaaatattttatctgcatCAAAAACTCAAAGGCGCAGAGTTTTAAGAATTTGTGAGGATCAAGGAGGAAATTGTTACATTAAAG ATTTAAAGTGGATTAATGTTCAGAGCACTGAAGAAGCCTGCAGACTACTAAAAATAGGAAACAAGAACCGAAGCTTTGCCTGTACTAGAATGAATGAGCAATCAAGTCGAAG TCACAGTATATTTTCCATCAGACTGCTCAAGCTAACTGATGAGCATCAGCCACGTGTTCTTGGAGTATCAGA GTTGTCTTTCTGTGACTTGGCTGGTTCAGAGAGGTGTAATAAAACACATGTCTTTGGAGACAGACTGAAAGAAGCAGGAAATATTAATAATTCTCTTCACATCCTTGGAAAGTGCATTGCAGCATTGAAGCAAAATCAAAACCCAAA gATGAAGCCAAGCTATATTCCATTCAGAGAGAGTAAATTGACTCGTCTGTTTCAGCCATTTTTTTGTGGGAAAGGCAAAGCTTGTATGATTGTAAATATCAATCAGCATACTTCCACATATGATGAAACACTGCATGTAATGAAATTTTCAGCTATAGCCAGACAG GTTATCCAGACAATCCTGCCCAAAAATTTTGGTTATTTTCCACCAAAGCTAGTTGGAGGTGATGGCAAACCTATCATGCACTTTGATGCTAGCACTTCTGTAGAGGACTTTGCTGGCAGTGCTGAAACCTCTGCAGAAGAGGAAGTGGACATCACCATTCTGAGTCATGAG gaGCTTTTGAAAGCTGCAGAGGACTTAAAGGAGAAGGTAGCTGCAGAAAGGCAAAGTAAGCTCTTTCTGGAGGTGAAGATCCGTAAAGAGATGGCAGAAGCAATGTTTCAACAGCTGTTGGAAACAGAGGAAGCCTGGAG CAACCGCTTGGAAGATATGAAGGACAGTTATGAGGAAAAGCTTGAGAGCAAATTTGAAATGTATAAAGAGGCCATTAAGAAACATGCATATATGTGTGCAATGGAACAAATTGAAGACCATTATGTTCCCATAGAAGAATTTCTAGCTGAACAAGAGAAAGTTGAG gatagagagagaaaaatactgcaACTGGAAAGACAACTTGATGAACAATCAGGGAGGCTGTTGGCTCTGGGAAGTCTGAGCTCAGATGTTCCAACTACTGGAAATAACATGGAACAAG ATCTTATGGACAGAACAACGAAGAGAGCCACTGAAGTATTGCAGAAACAATgtgaagagaaggaagag CTAATAAAATCTCTGAAGTTTAAAATACAGAAGCTAAATGAAACCCTGCTAGAAGCTAATGAAGGCTACAGAAAAATGGCAGAAGAAAACAGTCAACTGAAGCACACAATCATGCTCAAG GATCAAGAAATGACCAGTCTTCAGAACTGGGCTAAACGTGTTCTTGAGCTTGAAGAAACAGTGTCTTCCCTGCAAAAGGAGCTTGGGGaacagaaaaagcatttctttgcaGAGGAGTCAAAACAGCAGAAACCCAGGAGAGGTTTGCTGGCTAACCTGAAATCCACAGTAGCATCCACAGCTGGTACACCTCTTGGTAAAGGCTGGGGGAAGTATGAAGAGGCTTCTCccatttcaagaaaaaaagtacTGTTGCCTCATAAAGCAAAAGAATAG